GACGTTATCAAGTAAcatatttttgtaacttttttttttttttttttataagaaactAAAAGCATGGAGATATTTAAAGGCACAATCTAACCAGCATAAGTTGAGTAGCTTATTTAAGTGGTCAGAGTGCAGGAATTGATGATGGAGTCCTTCAAAATTTTGTCAAACACTTTGAGTGGTTTGGCAAAAAATGGGGAGCACTTCGTACCCCAAGCTCAACTCCTATGCTGCCACTAATATAATGAATAATTGCACTTGTAAATTTCACTTATGATCAATCCAAGCTTGAACTTACTGATAGCGCAACTCATCTATAAAGGGAATAACTAGACTTTCTTCAATGTGTAAATACTAAGTTCCACTGAAAACCTTTCCCATCTGTTTTTGTGTTCCGATATTTTTAGACATGTTACTGATGGACCTTCAAAATCCGTTGACTTCAATCAAAGCAACCAGTTTATCATCAAAGAACAAGTTACTGAGACAGAAGTCCTCCAAAAGCAGGAGGAGAAACCTCATGTGTACCTCCAGTCAACACAATCAGAAACAGGTGGTACAATTGATTCACAGACAACATCTGTTAAATCTGAGGTAGTACCTCTCTCTGCTGGTATGAAGGTTCACCAAGTACAAAGTTCACCAGTTCTTATTCAACAATCTCAGCAATCTTCAGCTCTTGTTAACAACCCTCTTAACTCCAACAACCAGTCCGTGTCCGATTTAATGATCAACAACCAAGCCATTACAACGCAAGAAGCATCTGGAGGATCGCAGCAAGTTCCACCAGCCGGTCAGCATAATGGATCATCTGTGCAAAGCCTGTTTATTGAAGAAATTCAACACACAAGCTACAGGAATCGAGCTGTATCTATAGAGGTAAAATACATGTTATTTTGCATGCTTATGAGAAACGGAATTAAGTCATCtgagaaataaaaaatgtaaaaaaaatgtttgtgtgaTGATAGTATTGAATTCATTATTTGATATGTTGTCttgaaaagagaaaacatgcatctGTTGGATAGTCTTGATGTAAAATGATTGCCCTGATGGCTAGTGCCTGTATCACCTGCAagtaagtgttttgttttgttttttagataaTTTTCAGTATCTCTCCAGGCTGACCCAGGTAAATGTCAAACCTCACTAAAATGGTTTGTCATATTAAGCGAAGACATTGCCAGGGCACTCCTTACACCAAACAACTACAATGGGCAGCAGCGGTTATGGttgttggagtgtttctttaatacgtTGATAGATTGGACTCCCTTGTGGAGCCCAATTTAGCTTTGAATGTTTTCCCTTACAGTGTTTTGAAACCAAGGGAGTCTTCAAAAAAATCCGTAACATTATACACATTACCATTAAAAACTAACGTAACTGGTTATAAAACTGTATTGCTATGTTATCTATATACCAGCAAAACAGACATTTTCCCATTATTCTACAGGAAGCAGAAAGAAAATACGAAGAGAAAAGACAGAATCTGGATCATTACAATGGTAAAGAATTTGAAAAGATGCTTGAAGAAGCACAAGCCAATATCATGAAGTCTATTCCCAGCCTTGAAGTGCCATCCCAATCTCTAAAAGTCGAGGTTATTAATAAATTAGAGGTCACAGGTAATCCACGACACTTAACAGACTTGTTTGGCTTGGTTTCATTTGATTATATGTATTATAATGCCATGCTTGTTtattgcttcattaaagggacactccaggcacccagaccacttctgcccattggagtggtctgggtgccaactcccactactcttaaccctgcaagtgtaattattgcagttttttttataaactgcaataattaccttgcagggttaactccacctctagtggctgtctactagacagccactagagggcacttcctgattcctagcacaggaaacctgtgctagagcgtcactggacgtcctcacgctgagtgaggacctccagcgtcactcatttccccataggaaagcattgaaatgtattttcaatgctttcctatgggaagcgctaatgcgcattaggtctccccggccggtgggcgggatcagtctcgcccaccggccgacgcagtcagaaggaggagcggcgcagagggagaagcagcgacgtgggacatagtcgctgcctcaggtaaattactgaaggggttttcaccccttcagcaaccgggattgggggctgggagggagagggtacctgcagtgccaggaaaacggattgttttccgggcactggagtttccctttaactatgattgtgtgtgtgtgtgtatgctatgTATGTAATGCCATATTAATCCAGCCTTTTACAAAAGACACATCAATGTGTAGAATCCATCTTTAAAGAAACATAGCTGGAATATAGAATATTCTTGATGTCAAATGATTGCCCTGATAGTTAGTACCTCTATCACCTGCAAGTAAgtgtttttataattttctgtATCTCTCCAGGCTGACCCAATAAGTGTCAAACCTTACTAAAATTTTTGTGAGAGTAATACAAAATGACTTGAGTTTCCtgtagagaatttttttttttttattaccatcAACAGTATTAATCCCATAATTTAAGAGACCAACAGTACAAGTGGCTGCATATCAAAACCTAGACAATCTAAATACAAAAGTAGCCTCtgcagagacacacagcaggaaATAGTAGACTTGTATGGTTTAATTTAAGATGAATAGACAATCATCTGTTTTATCTCTGGCCACTGCAAAATGTGCTATTAGGCCACGTGCAAGTTGTCTTCTTATGGATTTTCTGCACTCAGTTGGGTTTTATCTTGGTGACTCATTATATATAGAAATTAAATCCAAAGTGGCTCATACATTCCATCAGAGACACTATTAAAAATTGCGTTTGATCTATATtcagaaattatttttaatattgcttTTTACACCCATGTCTTCATTTTCTAGAAGGTGTACATGACCTCGATCAGGATTATGATAAGGTGACAAAATCTCCACCTCCACCTCCTCCTCGCCGCATGTACCCACCTGGGTCTACTGTGGGTAGCTCATGGGCAGCAGAATCCCCTTACCTTGTGAGGAAGGAAAACAGTAAGGTATGGATCTTAGACCATGTCTCTTCATTAGCCCTCAGTCAATAAAACCTATCTGTCATTGCACtgtgacatgcttgctttaggcTTAGTGTATCATGGTGTTATGCAGGACTTCCCTACATATAGGTCATTAAATATATATCATTGGCTATAGGATTCCAGAGGTATTAAGGAagctatgatttatttttttcccccctaatGTAGGATTCTGAAGAAAGCCTTCCATCAACACCATTAAAAACAGCCAAGGTTGATACAGAAGATAAAGGTCTAAGTACTACGCTTGCCACAGTCAAAGACGATGATGAGGAAGAAGGAGAGAGAATCATGGCAGAACTTCAGGTAAAGACTATAACAATTTATCTCACTTTGGACCAGTTTAGATCAGTCATTAACTTGTTAAGCACTGAAAAGGCCCTTAAAACATGACCCATTAGTAGTGCCCAATGAATAGGAGGGTTGCCTAAAGACCATATAGTAAAGAGCAATCTAAACTTTCATAAGATGGGCTATGATCATTTAGAAAGATACACTGTGTCATATATTAAGGTCGACTGGTCTGTTATTAATATTTTCTAGCAGATTATTATTCCTGACTCCTACATCTAAGCACATTAATACGTAATTAAATCACATTGCCATGCCATTAAAAAGATTTTCATTAGCAATAAATGTTCTACTACACTATTCTCTAGAAATACATTTCAGTTTCCCTGCATGAAGCAATGGATACtacaattaaaattatatttttattacaaaaCACAGTATATAGGAAATTATCACCTTACTATATGTTATTCAACTAAGACAAGTTCAGAAAATCAGCATCAAAATGGCCTTTTTTACAAAGGAGTAACTGACTTTCCAGGGGTCTAATAGTACATTTAATAGTACATCATATTTAATGATCATGATGAGTTTAAATAGAAAATTACTGTAACTTCATGTGATGTTATAAGGATACCCCAACGAGTTGGAACTAAAAGATTTCTATTAAACATCAGTTTAAAAATCCTGAGAACATTCAGACAATGttatgtataatgttttcatttcATAGGCTTTCCAGAAGTGCTCCTTTGTGGACATAAACACAAAAGGTCAAATTGATCACTCCAAATCTGAGACTGAAGTTAAAGATTTCAGGCCAACAGCCTTAGGCCATCCTAGGGAAAAGAAGGTAATGTTGACCTGAAGGCCTGACTAATACCTTCTTCCCTAAAGAAGATACTAACATTCTTTTCACAGAACCAACATATGTCTCCAAGAGCAATCTCTGGCCACTTAATCCAGCGTGCTTCTGATATGGCTTCTGATTTGGTGGGTCTCCTAGATGTTGGTGGTCTGTTTCAAAACACATAAACCCATAGAAAGAATGTGCAATTACCTTTCCTATGTGCTTTGGCTGATTCAAGACCAGATCTAGTGATCTTTGGAAACGTCTGTAAAACATTTGGTTCTTCCTTTTTGGGAAGTATATCAAGAGCAAAATTGGACACCAGCACTATTCCATGAGACTTATTCTTCCTCTACTGTCATATAAGAGTATAAGGTTATCCTGCAGACGAAATGGGCAAAATCAGTCTGATTTCACAATGGGCAGAATAGATGGGCCATTCGGTTCCTATCTATTGTtcttttggatttatttttttggtctaCGGCCCACAAATGGAGCATTGCAGAATGTCCATTCCCATCCTAGAAAATATCAAAGTTTTAAGGAGCCACACTTGACTTCATTTAATTTGTTCATGTTCTATTGAAGTCCCTCACGTTATGATCCACTCAAACACCATATCTAGAGCACATTGCATTAACAACATTTGGCCAGAGAGCGTTGGAGAAATGTGTGTTCCCTTTCTAATTCCTTATGCCTTTACCCCTCTTGGCCTTTTTCATGACTTACTcagttttgaatatatatatataacgatctttattttgaaagatattTCTGAATCAATTAACCATCTGCCAGAAAACACTCAATGCTGGTCATTCATTTTGATACACCTTGTAGACCGCATGCTTGTTAACAACCTTGTAATTTTCATTTGACAGTACCTTTCTGGAACATTGAAGTATGAATTAAGCAGCTTGTTAGATAATCTTACCACcagagaaaataattttaaatatttctttCTGAATACAGTTTGTttacttgttttttatttctattttttctataacagaggatatataaattataattttattatggCTTATTTAATTTAGGAAGGatattattacataaaataatatatagaaatatttagAGTATAATATGAAAAAGTATGACTATAGAGAATAGATCTATAAATCCACACGTTGGCTCCTGTCAGTCATCTTTAGAAATGTATTGATGTTTCTGCCATTGAACACTGTTCAAGTGGAAGAGCAGAAACCGAAATTGTGTTTCTGTTCTCCTCCTCATTTacattgtgtgccttggctgtgcctgaAGTGAATTGGAGTATcacatgaaaaaaaagttttagttacagtttaaaaaaacaaaaaaaaaaaaaacaatatatatatatatatatacatatatatatatatatatattttaaagtctaATTTCCAGATAAGTGACAGTTCTGCTGTAAAATTCAAATGCCAGAAGTTGTTTGCTTGGCATAACTTCAAGAATGGTGCCAGTAATGAGTTCCTGTGGCACCAAGGATTTGCTATCAGTGACAGAAGTCCTGTCCTCAGAATCTCTGTAATTTCTTTCCACCTCTGAGCTAAAGTTCCTTCATACCATAACATAATTGATTTGGACGATTATATTATTCCATGAAATATTTAAAAAGCCTGTATGAAAATTAACTCATTAAGGACCAATGACGTGCCATGCAAGTCAGAACACTTTGATATTTGTACAGCCTTTGCCTAACAGTCCTTAAAagggcgttaggaatacaaacctgtatttctaatgctTTATAGACCCTGTCCATAATTATAGTGATCTATCCCCACCTCTTCCCCATGTGCCATAAATCTACTAAAATAAAGGATTTTACTTGCCGTTTTCCAGAGCTCACTTGGTGCTGCTTACCGCTACTCGTCCTATGACCTCATCAAGAAGGCATTACCACTACTCGTCCTATGACCTCATCAAGAAGGCATGCGGTGGTCTAATCCTATGGGGGCCTAATGCTAAAGCACAGTGAGTGCTCATCCGAGCATCCCgatagcaaagcattgaatcaatatttTTCTATGGGATAGCTGCGTCACATGACCGAGTTTTATTTGGTCATTgctgtggaagtgcctctagtggcagtcaataAGATAGCCACTGGATGTGTGTTTAATCCTTCAAGGTAAACATTTCTGTTTCtgcaaaacggcaatgttttaccttgATTGGTTGAAATGACAGGACCACAGGACCACTGCATTTAGTCCACTCCATTGACATGAAGTGGCCTGGGGGACTGTAgtgggcctttaaccccttaaggaccaaacttctggaataaaagggaatcatgacatgtcacacatgtcatgtgtccttaaggggttaagaggttaATACATcggatatgtaaaatataattaaatttaaCAGTAATTGAAGAATATATTAATAAAGCTTAATTCTATAGTAGGAGTGCAGTCCAAAAGCTAGAAATTGTAATAAACAGCCACCCAAACAAATAGTATATAAGGATTGGTTAAAACAGTACAATaaggtgctacaatcacctatgTGGGTCGCTCCACCACACAAAAGTGCAattcaataaaacaaaatatggtgAGAGCACATGAAAAACTGGATGATACGGTAAACTACACATGTAAACTGGATGATACGGTAAATCacaaaacaggaaaaaacatagggtaataacattTATGTAAAAGTAAAACCTTAATTAAAATCAGTCTCACTCACATGTTGCTGAGCCACTTAAATTGAGCTGGCTCAGACTGAAGGTGTTGAATGGATAGATGTAGATGGTCTCAAGATAAAATACCAGCAGCTTCCTTGTTATTCTTATAATACTCCCATAGAGAATCCAGGATGCAGGATATCaagaaaaatattaatttgaacataaaaataaagacagctgataaaaaaaatcaaatataagaATCCACTACAACAATAAAATATACTTGACTCGTTTTGGCATTAGTCTTTCTCAAAAGTGTAATATCGAATCTTTAAAAAGGACGGTATTGGGGCGCTTTTTCTGAAGATAAGCAACTCCCACTTCTGTTTTCAATGTCAGGACTGCATCCTTTGTCCTGGCGTCCGTTATGTTTTTTCCTCCTCTAGTTCCGCTTTTGCCATTATTGAAGTCATGACGCTCCCCTCTGTATTTGCGTCAATTAACCGGAAAGAGTCATACAGTTTTTCATCTTCAGTGGTCAAAATCACGAATAGAGATGTCTTACtataaaacaaaaactataaaTGGTCCTAAATATGAAAAACTTAGGTTAATAACTTACAAAAACATGTATATAATATTCCGGAGCAAATAACATGAAATCTATCCTAATCAATAGAAAAACATGTTGCTATTATTTATAGTTAATAAACGTCCTGAGGGaagtagaaaaaaagaagaaattgcgttagaaaaaaaggggggacaaatataatataatagtataaaTATCAGCGCATATTCCATAACTGatttactttaatatataaaataggatacctataaaaacacatatttatCAATTATATAGAAATCTATATTTACCAATAATatgtgaaaatataaatatacaaatttaaaaaaagaagagaaataaaaaagtaacttctatatctttatatttctatatatatatggggtaatcgcaaaatcaacatttagtcctTGTGGTATGAGGGTATCtatattaaaaatccatttcatcttgGTTTTATGATGGAGATTATTTTTATCTCGACCCCTCCAATGAACTTTTATTTTCTCTAGTCCACTTGGATCCCCATTGTGGAATTCCATAAAATGTTTAGAGATGCCATGATTAGTGAATTTTCGATTGATATTCTAATCATGCTCTCTAATAcgaatttttaaaatttttacagTGTGTGACGTCTTACCTATATACTTAAAGCCACAAGCACATATCCGCATATAAATAACATCCTTCGGATTGCATTTTATGAAAGATTCGATATCATAGTCTTTCTTGGTTGCAAATGAGGTAAATTTAAAAATCTTTTTGAATTTATTATCTCTCAATTTGCACCCTCTGCATTCTCCACAATAATAAAAACCATTTTGTTCTTTTTGAAAATTCCTTACATTCCCTTCATTTGctttatctaaaaaaaacttttagttaAGATTTGTTTAAAATTCTTTGCTCCTCGAAGTATAAGTCTAGGTTTTTCTTCTAAAAAAGGGGATATTTCTTCATCGGTCTTGAGAATGTGCCAGTTCTtagtaatgctttttttttttgtaaattctggttatttgaacAAAAATGAGAAATAAGCGTGActttaaacaaaaattaaaataagctGGACTTTAATGTCAACGTTTAACGTTTTGTATTATTactctacaaaaaaaaattatacatgatTTATAACATGTTCTTTTATACAAAGTAAGaactatgtatttaaatgttttaacaatCTGCACGAAAACCGTAAGGGGGTGTTCTATTTCATTATCCTTAGTTATATGTATATGCCTTAGTTTGTGTTAATGCCATGATTCTTTCATTATCCCTTATTGTAGAATACACAGTTGGGCAGACTGATACCAGTATGTGCCTACAGACAGAATAATGCAGATAGCATTATAGGGGAACCCTGGCTAGTTTAGGACACCTGGTCAAGTCTGATACACACAATGGCATTTCTCTGTAGCAAATATTGCTGATATGTTGATTTATATATCCATTTGCTTAGAATGGAATCGGTTAATACTACAGGTCTCTGCAGTGGTGGATGATTAAGTATAAGGATGGTGGAGCACTGCACCCCTTGACTTGATAAGCTCTATCCGATTAACCCCACAAGATGCCATTTCCCTATGGACAAGTTCTGTGTACTTTATAGCAAATAATTTCAAGGTTAAACTTTGAACTCAACACTCACAAAAAAAAGGTAGTGAAGGTTATGACCATGTGTTCCAAACAGTGTTCCAAACAAAGTATGTAGCAACTTCCTGAACCAACCTCATTGTGAACAATTGACAGGGTAAATTATAGGCCAAATGAGGTTTGgttgaatttttctttttgcagaaattttattcttaaaaatgcaatacCGTATCATATATCCACAATTTGTGGGTTAGTGAATGGACCCAAATTAACCCAAAGAGTTAAATTTACAAACAAAATGGGGAGTGGGGAATTTGATAGTTATATATCGGCTTCAATAGCATTAATTCAATCCAAATTTCACCTCTTAGTAAACCTTTACTAACAGCTGGATATGTTAAtagaatttataaaatgtttcaaGAATTAAGACCCTGAAAGTGCAAAATGATTGCTAGTCTGTTTATGTTTGTATGGGAAACGATACCCCTAAATATAAGGGCTTGTTTCACATACAATATAAGCTGTCTTTTCTGGCACAAATTCTTTACTCTGTGCAGTTGTAAGCTTTGGATATTTTTTGGTCAAATTAACTAGTAGACTGTGAAAAAGAACATCTTTCTGTCCCGTTTCGATTCGTATcatttttgtataaaaaaaaattaaaaataaagataaagtgtaaaacaaaatgAGAATGCTCAAAATTTGTTAAGATCTAACAAAAaaagtaaacataaaaataattttttgggaCATCAAAACTGCAAAGATGAAAATGTTCTAGTGGCAGAAAAGTTTAGAATACCAATTACAAATGTATGTTATAGCTCTAAGTCCAGTTAATTGTATTTAAGGGTACAATTCCCCGCACTAAGCCAGCTTAATAACTTTGGATCATTGACATTGCAACAACACAACTTATCTTGTATATTTCCCTGTAGGTTTCAGGCACTTTAATCCCAGAAAGCCCAAAATCTGTTGAAATCCCAGAGGAAAAGTggaaaatacaaacattacaaagCACGGCACCTGATTCTGCAAAGGATAGGCAGGGGCATAACGTTTTAGTGAATGAAAAGTATACCTACAGTGTTTTTGTAGACAGGGCAGAACATCAGGACAGCAGTTCTAAAGGCAGTGCACCACAGCATGGTGAGAGTTATGGTGAAGAAAGGGTGATCATTCTAGATAatgaagagaaaaacaaaaatgtcTCCAGTCAAGTAACAGAAATAGAGAGTGGAATTACTGAAAATAAAACTGGTGATTTAATTTCCACCTTCACCACTGTATTGAATTTGGAGAAGAAGAGTGATGTTTTAAGAGTCAAAGAACCTTTGACAGCTGCGTCTGTGTTACGGGAACAAGAGATGTCTTATATGGATGTAGGTCAGACAGTAGTGATGAGACAAAAGAATTCCAGAAGAACTTTTAGCCAGCAATCTGAAGATGCAGATTCTCCGACCGTATCTCCAACTGAATCGAAGTCTCCAGCAGACAATATTGCTTTTATGATAACCAACACCGAAGTGCAGCTTCTGTCAACTGGTGAAGTTCAGGATATTGTGAGCAGGCAGGGTAGCGATGTGCAGACTGTTAACTTGGATAGGGAAAATGCGGAGAAAATAGTTTCTGGGAACACAGAACTTCAAGGACCAGAAGGTTCTGTCCTCTCCACAGATAAGAAACCAGTTATTATCATATTTGATGAACCCATGGATATCAGATCAGCATATAAGAGACTTTCAACAATATTTGAGGAATGTGATGATGAACTAGAAAAAATGATGTCCAAAGGAAAGAtagatgaagaggaagaggaagaggaagagaaagagGAACCAGAACCAGGTGCATCTACTGCTCACGAAAACCGTCTTGAATTAACTAAGAAAGAGGACAATCCTGTTCATTCTCTATCTATAGAAAACAAATGTAGATTCCGTTATCCATCTTTAGCACAAATGAAGAAGGAAAGGTTGGAAGATGGGAATATTTCTCAGGAACATTTGACAGATGAAGATAAGTCTGATGCTTCAGATTATGCGCTCAGCCAGAGGCAGGATGCCAAGAAAAAATTCAAGTTCAAGTTCCCTAAAAAGCAGTTAGCTGCTTTGACACAGGCAATACGCACAGGGACAAAAACTGGTAAGAAAACCTTACAGGTAGTAGTGTATGAGGAGGAAGAAGAAGCTGATGGCACTGTAAAACAACATAAGGAAGCAAAAAGGTTTGAAATTGCACGATCCAAGAGTAGAGAAGAAAACATCAAAACTAGTTATGATAAACATTCGGAACAAGAGGCCCTGTACTTggatgcaccagagcagggatcCAGAACAGACGAGATAAGGAAAAATACATATAAGACCTTAGATAGCCTTGAACAGACCATCAAGCAACTAGAAACTACCATGAGTGAGATGGCACCAAAACCAGGATCTGATTTTGTTGAACTAAGAGAGGAAAAATCTTCACATTTAACACAAACTCCTGACAAGGAACCTATAATAGTGGATGAAACCAAACATACTATAGAGACTTCCTCATCAATACCTTCAGCAGCACGTAAGGTACCTTTGCATAAAAAGCCCGATTCATAATTATGTACCAATCACGATACTTAAAAATTGGTGCCGAATGACTTGTTTGCTTCTACTTCTCCCGGTGGCTGGCTTTTCACTAGGTGCCTAACAACCTGTTGGTTTACTGTCTTTGATACTTTGGTGATGGGCAAAATCAGGACATAAAAATTGCGTGTTTGCTCTAAATTCTGTTTTGatcatgtgcttttttttttgacaataacATATTTTTTTGCATGTCTAAAGATTCTTAATGTTGATGGAGCATGGCATGTGAATACGATTAAGTTAATACTGATGTGTGATTCATTCTTCTGTCgtcttttttttccctcccatATTGGTTGTTCTCGTAGGGTTCCAATGGAGCGTCGCAAACCAGCCGAATGCCAATACCAATGTCTTCTAAAATTAGACAAGGAAGCACAGAAAAACCTAACAAACAGCCAAAACTACAGGAGCCACAACGTCAATACAGACAGGTAGTTTTACCGTAGAACACCTATATGGAAGGACTTAAAAGCTTTTAAACTTCAAGCCAAGTATCTGTCTAAATATAACCAAAACAAGGAATTATGCTTTTACACTTGTTTTAATTATATCCCTGGATCTGGTGGCATGAGAATTCCTATAGTACTGTCTCACTTTCACCATACTCCTGCATGGCTGCCGTACAAACATCTGTTGCTTGATTTAACTTCCTGGCGTTTGGCTGGGATGAGCAGAAGGGAATCCTTCTGTGTTAACACAGCCCTTGAAAGGAAGAGTTGACGTGTGTCTGCATCTAGTGTGGTATGcacaatgtgtgtgtttggtgcatcGCAATAATGGCTTGATCACTCACTTCCATTTCCAACTAATCATTGTCAAGACGCATGGTCAGTGTCCCAACCATGATGTGTTTAAAGTCACATTACGGCCACTATCTGCTTCATTTCTAGCTCCTTAAACTTTACGCACTTTATGGATTCTGCCAGgtccagaaaagaaaaaaactcgGCAAAACTCTCTGTTTCAACTTTTTCTCCTATGCCCTAATTGGTGTGTATCATGTTAAGTGTTTTGACAAAATGTCTCCTGCCATCTTTATTTGCAGGCTAACGGAGGTACTAAGAAAGCTGGTGGGGATTGTAAGGCTGCTTCCCCTACTTTATCTGCTTCTAAGATCCCAGCTCTTTCTTCTAACACTGGGAAAAGCAGCTCTATGTCTGCTCAGTGTAATGATACCTCTAATACCTCTAATCCGTCTGTGAAGTCAAATGTTTCATTAACAAATTCTAACACTCAAACCAGTCGCAGCATTAATGCTTCCTCCCTTATACGTCCTGTTCATAATGGCTCTTCGAAACTTCAAAATACAGCATTTGCAGGTAAAGGTCACCATCTTTCATTCTCACCGCAGACCCCAAATGGCCGACCATCTCCTCCCACTGCTTCTTCTACTtccactgcttcctctccccctACTTCTGTCTC
The nucleotide sequence above comes from Pelobates fuscus isolate aPelFus1 chromosome 4, aPelFus1.pri, whole genome shotgun sequence. Encoded proteins:
- the KIAA1217 gene encoding sickle tail protein homolog isoform X4 produces the protein MQTSDMDRKREAFLEHLKYKYPHHATAIMGHQERLRDQTKSPKLSPSPQPSLGEQAEHLSEASADSGDAMFEGESTLPFVRGSRTRASLPVVRSTNQTKERSLGVLFLQYGEDTKKLQMPNEITSMDTIRALFVSAFPQQLTMKVLESPSTAVYIKDDGRNIYYELSDVRNIQDRSFLKVYNKDPAQAFNHTPKAVNGDVRMQRDISYSFREGPPVHRPGSATYPSHAGPISPPATPIPHSMPPSPSRIPYGGGRPTSGQNNPTMQRERVPSLPVSRSISPSPSAILERRDVKPDEDLGNKNLQLIRNDSMYADPYLYQEGRMSIASSHGGHPSDIPDHVIAYHRGAMRSASTYSNSSMQMEMMEQAVYRQKSRKHSESHLPTFGSKTPPASPHRVTDIRMMEIHPHNAHVVPHAIQSDRSSPLRQSFKKDQGTGVFVEAKMRNTGGIMGIADVIPSPTDKTFAGYGSGAPPKDPYTRERMHAMEKQIASLTGLVQTALLKGPSSKDAHSEKVLKSANCNSESTDSTGTHIKNSLAIIESNSQSAPSGSTDMQVSLHDMRRNVAELRLQLHRMRQFQLQNQEMMRAMMKKAEIEISSKVTDIVKSLEDPVQRQRVLVEQERQKYLHDEEQIITKLCDLEGFVEDIKKDLTSSHKSITLKDVEDRAFMLRQIGEAVSKLKGEFPYLQNKMRAVLRVEVEAVRFLKEEPHKLDSMLKRIRSMTDALSTLRRHVTDGPSKSVDFNQSNQFIIKEQVTETEVLQKQEEKPHVYLQSTQSETGGTIDSQTTSVKSEVVPLSAGMKVHQVQSSPVLIQQSQQSSALVNNPLNSNNQSVSDLMINNQAITTQEASGGSQQVPPAGQHNGSSVQSLFIEEIQHTSYRNRAVSIEEAERKYEEKRQNLDHYNGKEFEKMLEEAQANIMKSIPSLEVPSQSLKVEVINKLEVTEGVHDLDQDYDKVTKSPPPPPPRRMYPPGSTVGSSWAAESPYLVRKENSKDSEESLPSTPLKTAKVDTEDKGLSTTLATVKDDDEEEGERIMAELQAFQKCSFVDINTKGQIDHSKSETEVKDFRPTALGHPREKKVSGTLIPESPKSVEIPEEKWKIQTLQSTAPDSAKDRQGHNVLVNEKYTYSVFVDRAEHQDSSSKGSAPQHGESYGEERVIILDNEEKNKNVSSQVTEIESGITENKTGDLISTFTTVLNLEKKSDVLRVKEPLTAASVLREQEMSYMDVGQTVVMRQKNSRRTFSQQSEDADSPTVSPTESKSPADNIAFMITNTEVQLLSTGEVQDIVSRQGSDVQTVNLDRENAEKIVSGNTELQGPEGSVLSTDKKPVIIIFDEPMDIRSAYKRLSTIFEECDDELEKMMSKGKIDEEEEEEEEKEEPEPGASTAHENRLELTKKEDNPVHSLSIENKCRFRYPSLAQMKKERLEDGNISQEHLTDEDKSDASDYALSQRQDAKKKFKFKFPKKQLAALTQAIRTGTKTGKKTLQVVVYEEEEEADGTVKQHKEAKRFEIARSKSREENIKTSYDKHSEQEALYLDAPEQGSRTDEIRKNTYKTLDSLEQTIKQLETTMSEMAPKPGSDFVELREEKSSHLTQTPDKEPIIVDETKHTIETSSSIPSAARKGSNGASQTSRMPIPMSSKIRQGSTEKPNKQPKLQEPQRQYRQANGGTKKAGGDCKAASPTLSASKIPALSSNTGKSSSMSAQCNDTSNTSNPSVKSNVSLTNSNTQTSRSINASSLIRPVHNGSSKLQNTAFAGKGHHLSFSPQTPNGRPSPPTASSTSTASSPPTSVSPTSPTQNMKTIRTIHTPSFTSYKAQNGNAGKAPTSKETS